Proteins encoded by one window of Carassius auratus strain Wakin chromosome 24, ASM336829v1, whole genome shotgun sequence:
- the idi1 gene encoding isopentenyl-diphosphate Delta-isomerase 1 yields the protein MARVLWAVVRLVRVNKPAARAQTHAQLHLAAPHHTQSHRQLSSPVRMPEVDVDHLDEKQVQLLAEMCILIDDNDRKIGADSKKNCHLNSNIDKGLLHRAFSVFLFNSEEKLLLQQRSNAKITFPGCFTNTCCSHPLHTAGELEDQDAIGVRRAAQRRLQAELGIPTDQVPPEEMTYLTRIHYKARSDGVWGEHEIDYILFMQKDVDLNPDPNEIQSHCYVSKEELKELLEKAQRKELEITPWFSLIADTFLFKWWDNLHDLKQFIDHDSIHRM from the exons ATGGCGCGCGTGTTATGGGCGGTTGTGCGGCTCGTCAGAGTAAACAAACCCGCGGCTCGAGCTCAAACTCACGCACAGCTTCATCTAGCTGCTCCACATCACACACAGAGTCACAG gcagcTCAGTTCACCTGTAAGGATGCCAGAAGTTGACGTGGATCATCTGGATGAGAAGCAGGTGCAGTTGCTTGCAGAGATGTGCATCCTCATCGACGACAATGACAGGAAGATTGGAGCCGACAGCAAGAAAAACTGCCATCTCAACTCCAATATTGATAAAG GATTATTGCACCGAGCGTTCAGTGTTTTCCTGTTTAACAGTGAGGAAAAGCTGCTCCTTCAGCAGAGATCCAATGCCAAAATCACCTTTCCAG GCTGTTTCACCAACACTTGCTGCAGTCACCCTCTCCACACGGCGGGTGAACTGGAGGATCAGGACGCCATCGGGGTCCGCCGCGCCGCTCAGAGACGCCTGCAGGCGGAGCTCGGCATTCCCACGGATCAG GTGCCTCCAGAAGAGATGACCTATCTGACCCGCATCCACTATAAAGCCCGGTCAGACGGCGTCTGGGGCGAGCACGAGATCGACTACATCCTCTTCATGCAGAAAGATGTGGATCTGAATCCAGACCCCAACGAGATCCAGAGCCACTGCTACGTGTCCAAAGAGGAGCTGAAGGAGCTCCTGGAGAAAGCCCAGAGGAAAGAGCTGGAGATCACGCCCTGGTTCAGTCTGATCGCAGACACCTTCCTCTTCAAGTGGTGGGACAACCTCCATGACCTCAAGCAGTTCATCGACCACGACAGCATCCACCGCATGTAG